In the genome of bacterium, one region contains:
- a CDS encoding arsenate reductase ArsC → MKILILCTGNSCRSQIAEGFLKSFDSRLEVYSAGTRPSERVHPKAIQVMSEVGIDLSKNYPKNTDEFINKAFDYVITVCGHAQENCPIFTGKVNHRLHIGFDDPAEASGTEEFILGEFRRIRDEINERFYDFYLKLKI, encoded by the coding sequence ATGAAAATTTTAATACTTTGTACCGGTAATTCATGCCGTAGTCAGATCGCTGAAGGATTTCTAAAATCGTTTGATTCGCGATTGGAAGTTTATTCTGCAGGAACAAGACCTTCCGAACGTGTTCATCCGAAAGCAATTCAAGTGATGTCGGAAGTTGGCATCGATCTCAGTAAAAACTACCCGAAAAACACGGATGAATTTATTAACAAAGCTTTCGACTATGTTATCACCGTATGTGGGCATGCGCAAGAAAACTGCCCGATTTTTACCGGAAAAGTCAATCACCGTCTGCATATCGGTTTTGATGACCCGGCCGAAGCCAGCGGAACAGAGGAATTTATATTGGGTGAATTTCGAAGAATACGCGACGAAATCAACGAACGTTTTTATGATTTCTACCTCAAATTAAAAATATAA
- a CDS encoding metalloregulator ArsR/SmtB family transcription factor, whose product MLIDKAKLFKAVSDPNRLRILKMLQMKDLCVCEITEVLQLAPSTVSKHLSILKESGYILEEKDGKWVNYSINRKPSDPALASLIGMMHIWLEDIDLIKKDRATINKVDRALLCK is encoded by the coding sequence ATGCTGATTGATAAAGCCAAACTTTTTAAAGCCGTATCCGACCCTAATCGGCTTAGAATTCTGAAAATGTTGCAGATGAAAGACCTGTGTGTCTGTGAAATTACCGAAGTATTGCAACTCGCGCCTTCCACGGTATCTAAACATTTGAGCATTTTGAAGGAATCCGGATATATTTTGGAAGAAAAAGACGGAAAGTGGGTCAATTATTCTATCAATAGAAAACCGTCCGACCCTGCATTAGCATCATTGATCGGAATGATGCACATTTGGTTAGAAGACATTGATTTGATAAAAAAAGACCGGGCTACCATTAACAAAGTCGATCGCGCTTTACTGTGTAAATAA
- a CDS encoding alkaline phosphatase family protein, whose amino-acid sequence MKKILTVLLVVLAAGCENPSSELKEPLPEKSAGTFRIAFGSCDNQNEPQTIWSAIENSKPDLWIWLGDNIYADTDNMTKMKTMYELQKSFEVYNRFRKQVPIIGTWDDHDLGYDNAGKEYPQKKASMQLCLDFLGEPADSPRRKQNGVYATYELKKEGVPVRIILLDTRYNRDRPGPNSDMLGEEQWSWFENIIETDTSALCIIGSSNQVFPFEHWREKWARFPKSKKQLMRLLKDHTDKKFLFISGDRHYGDISKIDGVMPAPLYEVTSSGLTHYKGLAWFYAGLEKNNYRVSKPWIGLNFGVIDIDMTMKPVRVSMYICDKEGFVRIKARD is encoded by the coding sequence ATGAAAAAAATATTAACGGTCTTATTAGTCGTACTTGCAGCCGGTTGCGAAAATCCTTCGTCCGAACTCAAAGAGCCTTTGCCGGAAAAAAGTGCCGGAACTTTTCGCATTGCTTTTGGTTCGTGTGATAATCAAAACGAACCCCAGACGATCTGGAGCGCCATTGAGAATTCTAAACCTGATCTTTGGATCTGGCTTGGTGACAATATTTATGCCGACACCGATAATATGACAAAAATGAAAACTATGTACGAATTGCAAAAGAGTTTTGAAGTGTACAATCGCTTTAGGAAACAAGTTCCGATTATCGGTACTTGGGATGATCATGATCTGGGCTACGACAATGCAGGTAAAGAATATCCTCAGAAAAAAGCAAGTATGCAGCTTTGTTTGGATTTTTTGGGAGAACCGGCCGATAGCCCTCGCCGAAAACAGAATGGTGTATATGCCACGTACGAATTAAAAAAAGAAGGTGTTCCGGTCAGGATTATTTTATTGGACACACGTTATAATCGTGATCGGCCCGGCCCGAATAGCGATATGCTGGGTGAAGAACAATGGTCGTGGTTTGAAAACATTATTGAAACCGATACATCGGCGTTATGCATTATCGGCTCATCGAATCAGGTTTTTCCATTCGAACACTGGCGCGAAAAATGGGCAAGATTTCCTAAATCCAAAAAACAACTCATGCGGCTCTTAAAAGATCATACCGATAAAAAATTTTTGTTCATTTCCGGTGATCGCCACTATGGTGATATTTCTAAAATCGATGGTGTTATGCCGGCGCCTTTATATGAAGTTACTTCCAGCGGATTGACACATTATAAAGGCTTAGCTTGGTTTTATGCGGGCTTGGAAAAAAATAATTACAGAGTGAGTAAACCTTGGATTGGGCTCAACTTCGGTGTGATCGATATTGATATGACAATGAAGCCTGTCCGAGTTTCAATGTATATTTGTGATAAAGAAGGTTTTGTGCGAATAAAAGCCCGGGATTGA
- a CDS encoding metallophosphoesterase, whose product MRFIWFFLTWAAIVALGYWYVGRRIVPALSHYSLSQPMWWSIIFVLCLMPLAGFYLLLQRQEGVWLDVLLYAGYISLGLFALLVTAFLIKDTIGLSHTLITKLFTSGENSVDPSRRLFLTQSINLGVAAVCSAVAGYGFYEAHRRATVETIEIPLDKLPDEFDGFRIVQFSDLHVGPTIKRGFVERVVRQVNELKPDLIAFTGDLVDGSVSWLREDVAPLTELTAPYGMFFITGNHEYYSGAESWCKEASRLGFDVLLNEHRLINYKNQQIVLAGVTDYSAMIPSHVSDPKRAIKDAPEGLVKILLAHQPKSVEAAHAAGFHLQLSGHTHGGQFFPGNLLAAAGQPYLKGLHNHDNMWIYVNRGTGYWGPPLRLGSGPEITVITLRKA is encoded by the coding sequence ATGCGATTTATCTGGTTTTTTCTTACGTGGGCAGCCATTGTGGCACTTGGATATTGGTATGTCGGCCGTAGGATTGTGCCGGCTTTATCCCATTACAGTTTATCGCAACCGATGTGGTGGTCGATAATTTTTGTATTATGCCTAATGCCGCTGGCCGGATTTTATTTGCTTTTACAACGACAAGAAGGCGTATGGCTGGATGTGCTCCTGTATGCCGGCTACATCAGCTTAGGACTTTTTGCATTGCTTGTAACGGCATTTCTGATCAAAGATACGATTGGGTTGTCACATACGCTGATTACCAAACTTTTTACCTCCGGTGAAAATTCTGTTGATCCGTCGAGGCGATTGTTTCTTACACAAAGCATTAATTTAGGAGTAGCTGCTGTTTGCAGTGCGGTAGCCGGCTACGGATTTTACGAAGCGCATCGCCGCGCAACGGTTGAAACGATAGAAATTCCGCTCGATAAACTACCGGATGAATTTGATGGCTTTCGCATTGTGCAGTTTTCTGATCTTCATGTCGGCCCGACGATCAAACGCGGATTTGTGGAAAGGGTTGTTCGTCAAGTTAATGAACTCAAACCGGACCTGATCGCTTTTACTGGGGACTTGGTGGACGGGAGCGTATCGTGGCTTCGGGAAGATGTAGCTCCATTAACGGAATTAACAGCGCCGTACGGAATGTTTTTTATTACAGGTAATCATGAATATTATTCCGGAGCGGAATCCTGGTGCAAAGAAGCCTCTCGATTGGGATTCGACGTTTTGCTCAATGAGCATCGCCTGATCAATTATAAAAATCAACAGATCGTTTTGGCCGGCGTTACCGATTATTCAGCAATGATTCCCAGTCATGTTTCCGATCCGAAACGTGCTATCAAAGATGCGCCGGAAGGTTTGGTCAAAATTCTGCTCGCACATCAACCTAAAAGCGTCGAAGCCGCGCATGCAGCCGGATTCCATCTGCAGTTATCCGGACACACCCATGGCGGGCAATTCTTCCCGGGTAATCTTCTCGCTGCGGCAGGACAACCTTATTTAAAAGGCCTTCACAACCATGATAATATGTGGATATATGTCAATCGGGGAACTGGGTATTGGGGACCACCATTAAGGCTGGGTTCGGGACCTGAAATTACCGTTATTACCTTACGTAAGGCTTAA
- a CDS encoding VWA domain-containing protein: MHFQYGQWRDNLIKQNMKFEDILKLFNQLLLFTNGDVNEALHWLTELDKQYKIFSDEFGFDDFLQKLKDEGYIEEQQGGTPVLTPKGEKKIRQDSLDEIFSSLKKSPSGLHETDHTGKGVERLSETKPYQFGDPPSNIDFMTTISNAMKHSDNDDIDLREDDFEVYETEHLTSCATVLAIDISHSMVLYGEDRITPAKKVALALTELILTRYPKDSLDVITFGDDAKQIDLEDIPYIQVGPFHTNTKEGLRLSRQILRKRRNQNKQIFMITDGKPSCIWEEGQLYKNPYGLDRKIVNQTLNEAAQCKKDGVVISTFMITDDPYLTRFVETLTQTNKGRAFYAGLNDLGQYIFVDYIRNRRKNLR; encoded by the coding sequence ATGCATTTTCAATACGGGCAATGGCGCGATAATCTGATCAAACAAAACATGAAGTTTGAGGATATTCTCAAACTTTTCAATCAGTTGCTGCTTTTCACTAATGGCGACGTAAATGAAGCTCTGCATTGGCTGACCGAATTGGACAAACAATACAAAATTTTCTCGGATGAATTCGGGTTCGACGATTTTCTCCAGAAGCTTAAAGACGAAGGATATATCGAAGAACAGCAAGGCGGAACGCCTGTTTTAACGCCCAAAGGCGAAAAGAAAATTCGTCAGGATTCTCTTGATGAAATATTTTCATCGCTGAAAAAATCGCCGTCAGGATTGCATGAAACCGATCATACCGGCAAAGGGGTCGAACGATTGAGCGAAACTAAACCGTATCAATTCGGCGATCCTCCATCAAACATCGATTTTATGACAACGATCAGCAATGCGATGAAACATAGTGACAATGACGATATTGATTTACGTGAAGACGATTTCGAAGTATATGAAACCGAGCATCTGACTTCATGCGCTACCGTTCTGGCCATTGATATTAGTCACAGCATGGTTTTGTACGGTGAAGACCGTATCACACCGGCCAAAAAAGTTGCGCTCGCGCTGACGGAATTGATCCTCACTCGTTATCCTAAAGACTCGCTCGATGTTATTACATTTGGTGACGATGCCAAACAAATCGATTTGGAAGACATTCCGTATATTCAAGTCGGTCCCTTTCACACCAATACCAAAGAAGGTTTGCGGCTATCACGACAAATCCTTCGCAAACGCCGTAATCAGAACAAACAAATTTTTATGATCACGGACGGAAAACCTTCCTGCATTTGGGAAGAAGGTCAATTGTACAAAAATCCGTACGGTCTTGATCGCAAAATTGTCAATCAGACTTTAAACGAAGCGGCGCAATGCAAAAAAGACGGCGTCGTTATTTCAACATTTATGATTACCGATGATCCGTATCTGACGCGATTTGTTGAAACATTGACTCAGACTAACAAAGGACGAGCTTTTTACGCCGGCCTCAATGATCTTGGCCAATACATATTTGTCGACTACATCCGTAATCGTCGGAAAAATTTACGTTAA
- a CDS encoding prenyltransferase, whose product MTLAPLKAWFMIFRILAVVVWAVLTVMMSAAIAYLDSGRINWVDFILTLAIASLVQGFPAHIVNEIFDWQSGADRFKKLGEKSGGSKVIKSGLADIPQLWIMFIITTVLSFLLMLLLCYRTRIESLIFFFTGYFVCIFYTMPPFRWAYRPFAGEWLGGFTGILLNMTGTYFVQADTVRWNIVAFAATTGLIYIGIMMLFHYLDFESDTHANPKKNTTIVYLGLKKSKTYVMILLSASMILSIILSALIHPVFYLLTLCAGVQLLLQISTNPFSPDSIIRQGKWVTLAMIVYTIAFTGWINIQFLWMMIPISVSFYLHKKFGKIRFVTNR is encoded by the coding sequence ATGACGCTGGCACCGCTGAAGGCATGGTTCATGATTTTTCGAATTCTTGCCGTGGTTGTCTGGGCTGTGTTAACCGTTATGATGAGCGCGGCTATAGCGTATCTTGATTCAGGCCGGATTAACTGGGTTGATTTCATACTTACCCTGGCAATCGCATCACTCGTACAGGGTTTTCCCGCACATATTGTCAATGAAATTTTCGACTGGCAGAGCGGCGCTGACCGGTTTAAAAAGCTTGGAGAAAAATCGGGTGGAAGCAAAGTTATCAAATCGGGTTTGGCCGATATACCGCAATTGTGGATCATGTTTATCATTACGACGGTTTTGAGTTTCCTTCTGATGTTGCTCCTATGTTATCGAACAAGAATTGAAAGTCTTATATTTTTTTTCACCGGCTATTTTGTTTGCATTTTTTATACAATGCCGCCTTTTCGCTGGGCGTATCGACCTTTTGCCGGCGAGTGGCTCGGTGGCTTTACCGGAATTTTGCTGAATATGACCGGAACTTATTTCGTACAAGCCGACACCGTTCGGTGGAATATCGTGGCGTTTGCAGCGACGACCGGCCTGATCTATATCGGTATTATGATGCTTTTTCATTACCTTGATTTTGAAAGCGACACGCATGCCAATCCGAAAAAAAACACAACGATTGTTTATTTAGGTTTGAAAAAAAGCAAAACGTATGTAATGATTTTGCTTTCGGCTTCAATGATTCTTTCAATAATCTTGTCGGCTCTTATTCACCCTGTTTTTTATTTATTAACCTTGTGTGCCGGTGTGCAGTTATTATTACAAATTTCAACTAATCCTTTTTCACCGGATTCCATTATCCGTCAAGGAAAATGGGTAACGTTGGCCATGATCGTTTACACAATCGCTTTTACGGGTTGGATTAATATTCAATTTCTCTGGATGATGATTCCAATATCAGTTAGTTTTTATTTGCATAAAAAATTCGGTAAAATTCGTTTCGTGACGAATCGTTAA
- a CDS encoding PaaI family thioesterase — protein sequence MKRVHPEDFESISEELSQKLLQRLKNHAISKMMGFTIDAVRKGYCNMALEYSEEVTNGVRSGGTVHGGIVATLVDTAAAFALSTYFDGQMSFATVQLNINYLARAQSRINAHAQVIRRGSRINVVDVDVYDTEDTPVAKATLNFILTKPMEIK from the coding sequence ATGAAACGTGTACATCCCGAAGATTTTGAATCGATATCTGAAGAATTAAGTCAAAAGCTTTTGCAAAGACTTAAAAACCATGCCATCAGTAAAATGATGGGATTTACGATTGACGCTGTTAGAAAAGGTTATTGCAATATGGCGTTGGAGTATAGCGAAGAAGTAACCAATGGTGTACGCAGCGGAGGCACCGTTCATGGCGGAATTGTGGCCACACTTGTCGACACGGCTGCGGCGTTTGCACTCTCCACATATTTCGATGGACAGATGAGTTTCGCCACGGTCCAGCTTAACATCAATTATCTGGCACGAGCGCAAAGCCGAATCAATGCTCATGCTCAAGTCATACGCAGAGGCTCACGTATCAATGTCGTTGATGTCGATGTATATGACACGGAAGATACTCCCGTAGCGAAAGCAACCTTAAATTTTATTTTGACTAAACCAATGGAAATTAAATGA
- a CDS encoding outer membrane lipoprotein carrier protein LolA, producing MFRNIFWIITLIAFGFRFSYAGDEEKKNVMSNMKINNDKVTSLQAKMKQRKTSSFMDNEVVSRAVFYYSKPGKYMLDPGNKEDNQYVINGKEIWMINHKSKSVTITNDSELNFSQYMMGIGNSMDMLETYFDVKVGPKKVEKKFNSFKMELTPLKNGKLDGKFEKVVIYIRDDLWLPYGAELYENDGDTTIWEFSDFKINQSIKEDIFKQEVPKGYTVKKYEKK from the coding sequence ATGTTTCGTAATATTTTCTGGATAATAACATTGATTGCGTTCGGTTTTCGCTTCAGCTATGCTGGTGACGAAGAGAAAAAGAACGTGATGTCTAATATGAAAATCAACAATGACAAAGTTACTTCGTTGCAGGCGAAAATGAAACAACGGAAAACATCGTCATTTATGGACAATGAAGTAGTAAGCCGTGCCGTATTTTATTATTCCAAACCGGGCAAATATATGCTGGATCCCGGCAACAAAGAAGACAATCAATACGTGATCAATGGTAAAGAAATCTGGATGATTAATCACAAAAGCAAATCCGTCACCATCACCAACGATTCAGAATTAAATTTTTCACAATATATGATGGGCATTGGCAATTCGATGGATATGCTTGAAACATATTTTGACGTGAAAGTCGGTCCTAAAAAAGTCGAGAAAAAATTCAACTCGTTTAAGATGGAGTTAACGCCATTAAAAAACGGTAAGCTCGATGGAAAATTTGAAAAAGTAGTTATTTATATACGCGACGACCTCTGGTTACCGTATGGCGCAGAATTGTACGAAAATGATGGCGATACAACCATATGGGAATTCTCCGATTTTAAAATCAATCAATCGATTAAAGAAGATATCTTCAAACAAGAGGTGCCCAAAGGGTATACGGTAAAAAAGTATGAAAAAAAATAG
- the xseA gene encoding exodeoxyribonuclease VII large subunit, whose product MTMDLFSSSKDFLDEEPRKPKVYSVVEITRQIKFLIEESFPSLMVQGEISNFTRHGSGHLYFTLKDEMAQIKCVVWRSDAETMDLPFTDGNKVIVRGRLALYEKGGYYQMTVSQIQPIGTGELQAAFERLKRKLFEEGLFDEVHKKPIPAFPQTVGIVTSPTGAAIRDIISVSKRRWPGVELILRPTKVQGIGAADDIVRAIEEFEEYRLADVLIIGRGGGSLEDLWAFNEEKVARAIFACTIPTISAVGHEIDFTITDFVADVRAATPSAAAELAVPDRAETQQQVRNLKYTLTQNVSSVIEQYRDELEQLQNRYAFRQPATMVGEYRQQTDDLERQLVRNFRHRIGLLKQKTEHIEKHLSALNPRNTLRRGYSIARQNGKIVQRAKEFSGSNETSIEFFDGSVKIIAKKE is encoded by the coding sequence ATGACTATGGACCTTTTTTCATCGTCCAAGGATTTCCTTGATGAGGAGCCAAGGAAACCAAAGGTCTATTCGGTAGTTGAAATTACCCGCCAGATCAAATTCCTGATCGAGGAAAGCTTTCCTTCTCTGATGGTACAAGGAGAGATCTCCAATTTTACCCGCCATGGTTCCGGCCATCTGTATTTCACTCTCAAAGATGAAATGGCTCAGATCAAATGCGTCGTTTGGAGATCGGATGCGGAAACGATGGATTTACCTTTCACCGATGGCAACAAAGTTATCGTTCGGGGCCGGCTGGCATTGTATGAAAAAGGCGGCTATTATCAAATGACAGTTTCCCAAATTCAACCGATTGGAACCGGGGAACTACAAGCGGCGTTTGAAAGATTGAAACGAAAACTTTTCGAAGAAGGTCTATTTGATGAAGTGCACAAAAAACCTATTCCGGCATTTCCCCAGACCGTTGGAATCGTAACTTCACCGACTGGCGCGGCTATCCGCGATATCATCAGCGTGTCCAAAAGACGCTGGCCGGGCGTTGAATTGATCTTGCGGCCAACAAAAGTTCAGGGAATCGGCGCAGCCGATGATATTGTCCGGGCGATCGAAGAATTTGAAGAATACCGATTGGCCGACGTACTCATCATTGGCCGAGGCGGCGGTTCACTCGAAGATTTATGGGCGTTCAATGAAGAAAAAGTTGCACGGGCGATTTTTGCATGTACGATACCAACCATCAGCGCCGTCGGACATGAAATCGATTTTACCATTACTGACTTTGTTGCCGATGTCCGGGCTGCAACGCCGTCTGCAGCGGCCGAATTAGCCGTGCCGGATCGGGCTGAAACACAACAACAGGTTCGTAATTTGAAATATACTTTGACGCAAAATGTCAGCAGCGTTATTGAACAGTATCGCGATGAATTGGAGCAATTACAAAATCGTTATGCGTTTCGGCAACCGGCCACAATGGTCGGTGAATACCGCCAACAAACAGACGACCTTGAGCGACAATTGGTTCGTAATTTTCGGCACCGGATCGGGCTTCTTAAACAAAAAACAGAACATATCGAAAAACATTTGTCTGCTCTCAATCCGCGAAACACCCTCAGGCGCGGCTATTCCATTGCGCGGCAAAACGGAAAAATTGTACAACGCGCTAAAGAGTTTTCAGGATCAAATGAAACAAGCATCGAATTTTTTGATGGTTCGGTCAAAATTATAGCAAAGAAAGAATGA
- a CDS encoding class I fructose-bisphosphate aldolase, with amino-acid sequence MMKQLTELLGQEADKLLKHQCKGITKDQLHLPGPDFVDRIWKDSDRNAQVLRNLQILFNTGRLSGTGYLSILPVDQGIEHSAGASFAPNPIYFDSENIVKLAIEGGCNAVASTFGVLGTCARKYAHKIPFVVKINHNEFLSYPNKYDQIMFGSVKQAWDMGAAAVGATIYFGSAESSRQIQEVTQAFAYAHELGMATILWCYTRNNAFKTPEKDFHTAADLTGQANHLGVTIQADIIKQKLPTNNGGYEALKFGKFHKKMYDTLATDHPIDLTRYQVANCYMGRAGLINSGGESKGASDLSEAVATAVINKRAGGMGLISGRKAFQKPMADGVKILNAIQDVYLEKEITIA; translated from the coding sequence ATGATGAAACAATTAACCGAACTTTTAGGACAAGAAGCGGATAAACTTCTTAAACATCAATGCAAAGGAATTACAAAAGACCAACTGCATTTACCGGGCCCTGATTTTGTAGATCGAATTTGGAAAGACAGTGATCGTAATGCGCAGGTGTTGCGTAATTTACAAATATTGTTCAATACAGGCCGTTTGTCAGGAACAGGTTACTTGTCAATCCTTCCGGTCGATCAGGGAATCGAACATTCAGCCGGGGCATCATTTGCGCCAAATCCGATCTATTTCGATTCAGAAAATATCGTCAAGTTGGCCATAGAAGGCGGATGTAATGCGGTGGCGTCTACATTTGGCGTATTAGGAACCTGTGCACGGAAATATGCGCATAAAATACCCTTTGTCGTAAAAATCAACCACAACGAATTTTTAAGTTATCCTAATAAATACGATCAAATAATGTTCGGTTCGGTCAAACAGGCATGGGACATGGGAGCAGCTGCCGTTGGCGCTACAATTTATTTCGGTTCGGCTGAATCGTCCAGACAGATACAAGAAGTCACCCAGGCATTTGCGTATGCTCATGAACTCGGTATGGCGACCATTTTGTGGTGCTATACACGCAACAACGCTTTTAAAACTCCTGAAAAAGATTTTCATACGGCGGCTGATCTTACCGGACAGGCCAATCATCTGGGAGTAACCATTCAGGCCGATATTATCAAACAGAAATTGCCGACCAATAACGGCGGATACGAAGCATTGAAATTCGGTAAATTTCACAAAAAGATGTATGATACTCTGGCGACCGATCATCCTATCGATTTGACACGGTACCAAGTTGCCAATTGCTATATGGGCCGTGCAGGATTGATCAATTCAGGCGGAGAATCCAAAGGAGCAAGCGACCTTTCGGAAGCGGTAGCTACAGCCGTCATCAATAAACGCGCCGGTGGAATGGGATTAATTTCCGGCCGTAAAGCATTCCAAAAGCCGATGGCAGATGGCGTCAAAATATTGAATGCCATTCAAGACGTTTATCTCGAAAAAGAAATCACGATTGCATGA
- a CDS encoding DUF2259 domain-containing protein, whose protein sequence is MIRYIWFLFLFNFISKQVNAGDESSCAVLGFSLDGRYVAFEMFGVHDGTGFPYSSVFIVDVPANKYLVESYEVGQEEENQHCENVELQIRKLAIEKTSEKFAKYQISFGNVGRSQKPENILPQFFHFVDGQISYQIEVIETELYGNNITQNCNDGFPVKRFNLELTIGNSIWILEKDIIKDCPFFHSIENVVIYKNSIVIFIRYSKPGFEGPDYRQIALTCMIKT, encoded by the coding sequence ATGATTCGTTATATTTGGTTTTTATTCCTTTTTAATTTTATATCTAAACAGGTAAACGCCGGGGATGAGTCATCATGCGCGGTCCTTGGTTTTTCTCTTGATGGCCGCTATGTTGCATTTGAAATGTTTGGGGTTCATGATGGAACGGGTTTTCCGTATAGCTCGGTTTTCATAGTAGACGTACCCGCTAATAAGTATTTGGTAGAATCATATGAAGTTGGGCAAGAAGAAGAAAACCAACATTGTGAAAATGTAGAACTCCAAATTCGGAAATTAGCTATTGAAAAAACTTCCGAAAAATTTGCCAAGTATCAGATTAGCTTCGGCAATGTTGGGCGTTCACAAAAACCTGAGAATATACTTCCACAATTTTTTCATTTTGTTGATGGCCAAATAAGTTACCAGATCGAAGTTATTGAAACTGAGTTGTATGGAAACAATATTACTCAAAATTGTAATGACGGATTTCCAGTCAAACGATTTAATCTAGAATTAACAATTGGAAATTCAATTTGGATACTTGAAAAAGACATAATTAAAGATTGTCCTTTTTTTCATTCTATTGAAAACGTTGTCATTTATAAAAACAGCATCGTGATTTTTATTCGTTATAGCAAACC